From the Hylaeus volcanicus isolate JK05 chromosome 4, UHH_iyHylVolc1.0_haploid, whole genome shotgun sequence genome, one window contains:
- the LOC128874595 gene encoding heat shock protein Hsp-12.2 isoform X3, producing the protein MIRDEDFYPPDHKTVIKFRRHHSSSSEHRTSMTSKTGGWDKVDSAPPPKRSAFDSFKSTTTQSTQNSSSLSPQHESTWLDGLNSPLIQDEGDNKKLKLRFDVSQYTPDEIVVKTVDNKLLVHAKHEEKTESKSVYREYNREFLLPKGTNPESIKSSLSKDGVLTVEAPLPAIGQGEKLIPIAQQ; encoded by the exons ATGATCCGCGACGAAGATTTCTATCCGCCGGATCACAAAACGGTGATCAAGTTTCG TCGGCATCACTCGAGCAGCAGCGAACACCGTACGTCGATGACCTCGAAGACCGGGGGTTGGGACAAGGTTGACTCTGCACCACCGCCAAAGCGGTCCGCATTCGACAGCTTCAAAAG TACGACCACCCAGAGCACCCAGAACAGCAGTTCTCTGAGCCCTCAACACGAGTCCACCTGGCTGGATGGCCTCAACAGCCCCCTCATCCAGGACGAAGGCGACAACAAGAAGCTCAAGCTGCGATTCGACGTCTCCCAGTACACCCCCGATGAGATCGTGGTCAAGACTGTGGACAACAAACTTCTG GTCCATGCAAAGCACGAGGAGAAGACGGAGAGCAAATCGGTGTACAGGGAGTACAATCGCGAGTTCCTGCTGCCAAAAGGAACCAACCCCGAGAGCATCAAGTCCTCGCTGAGCAAGGATGGCGTCTTGACAGTCGAGGCTCCGCTTCCAGCGATCGGCCAGGGCGAGAAACTCATCCCGATCGCGCAGCaataa
- the LOC128874594 gene encoding nischarin, protein MACLLLNQENVHIKILSTDTVEGVTYYCIEVRIASIKWTVKHRYNDFVELHEKLVLEHCVEKDILPPKKLIGNKCEAFVEKRRQSLEVYLNAVYNYLKKAMPRELAVFLDLHIYDIFFLLQSLALEFFTEGSSLLLKSKCYTYNPVQLYAISERLKHPCPPLEVVDKKYDFSHVLDFNSHLTGLTIEGSPDSYKTSNIYSSTLSIELSSFKNVEDLTINQYPVDKIYQMGTLRDTVKYLTVNNTKLRNIVELAMCEEVHKIIDNANDSHVWMKVTHLDLSDNRIETIDIAIKLLPHIECLTLNNNLLSEISNVTLLPRLSQLYLASNNFTTLPDDLHTRLGYIVYIDLSQNKLTSLSSFSKLYSLEGLDVSCNRIEKIEEVKNIGHLPCLENLRLTGNPVSTIVDYRVKVLEPFGKRAADICLDNEKPNQKELDTVSVHQALRIAREGKSPTFTASDAPLFSAEIPSI, encoded by the exons ATGGCGTGTCTTCTGTTGAATCAAGAAAATGTGCACATCAAAATACTCTCAACAGACACCGTTGAAGGCGTCACTTATTACTGCATTGAGGTTAGGATTGCCTCCATCAAGTGGACTGTGAAGCATAG ATACAATGATTTTGTGGAGCTCCATGAGAAGCTTGTTTTAGAGCACTGTGTAGAGAAGGATATATTGCCACCAAAGAAGCTTATTGGCAACAAGTGTGAAGCTTTTGTAGAGAAACGCAGACAGAGCTTAGAAGTCTACCTGAATGCTGTCTATAATTACCTGAAGAAAGCAATGCCTAGGGAATTGGCTGTGTTTCTGGATTTgcatatatatgatatattttttttattgcaaagccttgctttagaatttttcacAGAGGGCAGCAGCTTGTTGCTAAAGTCCAAATGCTATACGTATAATCCAGTGCag TTGTACGCGATCAGCGAGAGATTGAAGCACCCCTGTCCACCCTTGGAAGTCGTCGATAAAAAATACGATTTCAGTCACGTTCTAGACTTCAATTCCCATTTAACCGGTCTCACGATCGAAGGCAGCCCGGACTCCTATAAAACTAGCAATATTTACTCGTCGACGCTTTCCATCGAATTGTCGAGCTTTAAGAACGTAGAAGATCTAACTATCAATCAATATCCAGTGGATAAGATCTACCAGATGGGTACTCTTCGAGACacggtaaaatatttaacggtGAACAACACAAAGTTGAGGAACATCGTCGAGTTGGCGATGTGCGAGGAGGTGCACAAAATTATCGATAACGCGAACGACTCCCACGTCTGGATGAAAGTAACCCACCTAGACCTTAGCGACAATCGAATAGAAACTATAGATATCGCCATCAAACTCCTTCCACACATAGAGTGTTTGACGTTGAACAACAATCTTCTCTCGGAGATATCGAACGTCACTTTGTTACCAAGGTTGTCCCAgttgtacttggcgtcgaacAACTTCACAACCCTACCGGACGATCTGCACACGAGATTAGGTTATATCGTTTACATCGACCTGTCTCAGAACAAGTTGACGTCGTTGTCGAGTTTCTCGAAACTTTACTCGTTGGAGGGACTCGACGTCAGCTGCAATCGCATCGAGAAGATCGAGGAAGTGAAAAACATTGGGCACTTGCCATGTTTGGAGAACTTAAGATTGACTGGCAACCCTGTGTCGACGATCGTTGATTATAGAGTGAAAGTGTTGGAACCTTTCGGTAAAAGGGCAGCGGATATCTGCCTAGACAATGAGAAACCTAACCAAAAAGAACTGGACACTGTATCTGTTCATCAAGCCCTGCGTATAGCGAGAGAGGGCAAATCACCTACGTTCACTGCATCGGATGCGCCATTGTTCTCTGCAGAAATTCCGAGCATATAA